The Bosea beijingensis genome contains the following window.
GCAGGATCGGCGCGACGAAAGCGAACTCGATGGCGGTGGTCGCGCGCTGGTTCCGGGAGAAGCGGGACAGGGCAGGCGGCATGGCCGTTCCTCGGTAAGTAGACACAACTAAAAGTTGTAAATCTCGCCTATTGATGAAAGGTAAATGCGGTCTTGGGCGAGCAATCGCCGTTCAGCCCCGGTGAACGGCTTAAGTAAAATTTTACGCGGCTACGGTTGCTTCGGCTGTACGTCGCCGTTGCCCCGAGTGATCCCCGCCAATGCCTTCGATATCTCCAGCGGAACCCGAAGCGGCGCGCGCCGAGCGGTTGTCGCCCGCTGGCGGCGTCCTCGTTGGATTGGTCTGTCTGCTGGTCAGCTTCGGAGCTCTCGCGAGCCTGCCGCGCGCGACCGACGGCACCGAGCCGGTCGCGATCATCTTTCCACCCTGGACCGATGGTGCGGAAGCCGTGGCGCTGAGCTTCGCGGCCGGTCATCGCGTTCTGCGCAGTGGCCGGTTGAGTTCGGTCGTCGTCGTGGCGCCGACATCGAACGGGCAGGCACCCGCCGTGCCGAAAGGCGCGTGGTTCTCCCTCGTTCTGGCGGGCCTTGCCGGATGCCTCGATAATCCCGGCCGAACGGAAGCGTCGTCATGAACTGGACCCTGTCAGCGGTACGCCAGAGGGTCACGCAGGCCCTGCTGGCGCTCGGGCTGCTGCATGTGCCGTTGCTCGCGCTGGGCTTCTGGGCCAACGGCGCGTCAGGCGTCGTCCCGGTGCTGATGGCGGCGCTGGCGGCGCTTGCGGCCGTGCTCGTCTATCGCCTGGCCGGCCCGGCCATCGTGACTCAGCTCGTCATCGCCGCCGTCTTGATCGGGCAGGTTTCGATCCTGGTGTTCAGCTTTGCCGGCCACCCCTGGCAGCCGGACATCCACATGTACTATTTCGCGATCCTGGCGCTGCTCGCCGGCTTCTGCGACTGGCGGCCGATCCTGATGGGCGCGACATTGACGGCCGCGCATCATCTCGTGCTGCAATACGCCTTGCCTGCGGCCGTCTTCTATCAGGGCGGCAACCTGTGGCGCGTGATGCTCCATGCGGTGATCGTCATCATCGAGACGGCGTTCCTGTCGATCTTCGCCGTGGCGCTGCAGCGCATGTTCGCGGTGAACGAGCAGAACCTGGCGCGGGCGCAGGAAGTGGCGGAGCGCGAGCGCGCCGCCGGCGAGAAGGAGCGCAATCTCGCCGAGGAACTCGGACAGCGCGCCGAGATGCTGCGCGATGTCGTTGCCGGTTTCCGCGCACAGATGGAGCAGGCGATGGCCGTCCTCGACAACTCTGCCGCGGCGATGAACACCGAGGCCGGGGCGCTGACCGAGACCTCCGACCATGTCCGGCGCCAGACCGCGATGGTCTCCGATTCCGCCGCCGGC
Protein-coding sequences here:
- a CDS encoding methyl-accepting chemotaxis protein, translating into MNWTLSAVRQRVTQALLALGLLHVPLLALGFWANGASGVVPVLMAALAALAAVLVYRLAGPAIVTQLVIAAVLIGQVSILVFSFAGHPWQPDIHMYYFAILALLAGFCDWRPILMGATLTAAHHLVLQYALPAAVFYQGGNLWRVMLHAVIVIIETAFLSIFAVALQRMFAVNEQNLARAQEVAERERAAGEKERNLAEELGQRAEMLRDVVAGFRAQMEQAMAVLDNSAAAMNTEAGALTETSDHVRRQTAMVSDSAAGTMDSIDHLSAASTELVASIGEIGRNAGQSADGSKIAAELARRASAEIEHLAQSSENVGAVVEIIRGIAAQTSMLALNATIEAARAGEMGRGFAVVASEVKTLSAQTAKATDEVSQQIGTMQQASQRSLKAIRDIVEAIGEVESVANAIALSVDEQSRATAEIAHQVRLSFEGAQRSADVAGGFEVMTRQTHGAAQQLQSAASALAQQAQEIRQDVASFCGRVATG